AGCCTCACCCTTTCCTACTAAATAATTTAATGCAGGGAGACTTTAGACCACCTTTAGGTCAGAGACCAGCCCACGGGCTAGCCTACCTCCCCAGGACAGTCCACTGCACCTCCCTTAATAGCACTTTATTGCTGCTTTTATTGTGTCTAATGCAACCTCTGCAGCACGGAGTTCAAGACCACGTCTGCAACCACTCACCCTTCTTTTCCCACTCCCATGGGCTCCTTTTCTATGTGGCTGTTTCTGGTCTCCAGCCTGCCAAGTGGGCATCACAGTCTCAGACATTTTTAACTACCACCATCCTCTACATGACCCCACCACAGACACAAGTGGAAGCTGGGCCCTGTTGAATAGAGAGCCAGTCCTGGCCAAGCAATTTCAATATAGTTCTCTACCTTTATTGATATACCACTGCACACATGAGTGGGGGGAAAgtgcttttctggaaaagattgGAGTCCATCACAGTTCAGATGTAGATGTAAACCCTGATGTAGGCAAGGGGCTCTGGCAGTCCGAGCAGCTGCAGTAGGGCTCAGAGGAGCAGTCCCTCTTCGTGGCAGGTTTTTGGGAAATGATCATTCCCTCCAGGTCCTTCACTTTGTTTTCCACCGTCTGAagttttttcagaattttctcttgCAGACCCAAGGATAGGAAGATATTTTTGTCTTGAACTGGGAAACCGGTCCCTTCTGGGTTGACCAGCAAAGCCTGAAAAAATTCTGAGCCCTGCTTGTAAAGTCTGTAGAGTGTGATTGCAAACAAcgctattttctaaaataaaacaacagaagttgAACGTTACTTGTTTATTCATGTGACGTGACACAGCTTACTGTAGGTGCAAAACGAAACCCTAACAGTAACAATAATCCCTCA
The Camelus dromedarius isolate mCamDro1 chromosome 14, mCamDro1.pat, whole genome shotgun sequence genome window above contains:
- the TMCO2 gene encoding transmembrane and coiled-coil domain-containing protein 2, encoding MSSLFSSSIWNIIIDSLSLSSIWNYLQAILLGETSAPQQTNLGLLDNLAPAVQVVLGISFLILLGIGIYALWKRSVQSIQKIALFAITLYRLYKQGSEFFQALLVNPEGTGFPVQDKNIFLSLGLQEKILKKLQTVENKVKDLEGMIISQKPATKRDCSSEPYCSCSDCQSPLPTSGFTSTSEL